From Oreochromis aureus strain Israel breed Guangdong linkage group 4, ZZ_aureus, whole genome shotgun sequence, a single genomic window includes:
- the st8sia6 gene encoding alpha-2,8-sialyltransferase 8F: MRGQLSKSLMITVLFLGSLMTTLIWYMSVGKHVEPQRPASQKKHAPKPSEICKGCKEIISKVQERYNQTWKKQEDNYLKFRTNLSVKCNGFDKAIITKNNTPVGLKLVYDGEKKRTLQVNKDFFNIFTKENPFSNKKWDTCSVVGNGGILSESSCGKMIDSADFVIRCNLPPLENGYEKDVGIKTSLVTANPSIFTQRYGSLVGRRLPFVESLHKYGNSLLLLPAFSFGINTAVCQRVAYTIEDFKSPIRPVFFNPQYLDSLAQFWRSEGLKERRLSTGLIMASMALELCENVHLYGFWPFSNHPYGFYTLTNHYYDDKPAKTSFHAMPAEFDRLLQLHTEGVLRLHLEDCK, translated from the exons ATGAGGGGACAGCTCTCGAAGTCTCTCATGATCACTGTCCTCTTTCTGGGGAGCCTGATGACCACTCTCATCTGGTACATGTCGGTCGGCAA acATGTGGAACCTCAACGACCAGCTTCTCAAAAGAAACATGCCCCAAAGCCCTCAGAAATTTGCAAAGGCTGCAA ggaaATCATTAGCAAGGTACAAGAGCGTTACAATCAAACCTGGAAGAAGCAGGAGGACAATTACTTAAAATTCAG AACTAATCTGAGTGTTAAGTGCAATGGCTTTGACAAAGCCATCATCACCAAGAATAACACTCCAGTGGGGTTGAAGCTCGTTTATGATGGGGAAAAGAAGAGGACTCTACAGGTGAACAAAGACTTTTtcaacatttttacaaag GAGAATCCGTTCTCAAATAAAAAATGGGACACTTGTTCGGTTGTTGGGAATGGTGGGATCCTGTCTGAGAGCAGCTGTGGAAAAATGATTGATTCAGCTGACTTTGTTATCAG gtGCAACTTACCTCCTTTGGAAAATGGATATGAGAAAGATGTTGGCATCAAAACTAGCCTTGTGACAGCAAACCCAAGCATCTTCACACAGAG GTATGGCTCGCTGGTGGGACGTCGCCTTCCATTTGTGGAGAGTCTTCACAAGTACGGCAACTCTCTGCTGCTCCTTCCTGCCTTCTCGTTTGGTATAAATACTGCTGTGTGTCAGCGAGTTGCATATACAATAGAGGACTTTAAAAGCCCTATTCGACCTGTTTTCTTCAACCCTCAGTACCTTGACAGTCTAGCTCAATTCTGGCGCTCTGAAGGCCTGAAAGAAAGGCGGCTCAGCACTGGATTAATTATGGCTAGCATGGCCCTGGAACTGTGTGAAAATGTGCATCTGTATGGATTCTGGCCCTTTAGTAATCACCCATATGGCTTCTATACCCTGACTAACCACTACTATGATGACAAACCAGCTAAAACGAGTTTTCACGCAATGCCAGCTGAGTTTGACCGCTTGTTGCAGCTGCACACTGAAGGTGTACTCAGGCTTCACCTGGAAGACTGTAAATGA
- the LOC116314384 gene encoding alpha-2,8-sialyltransferase 8F-like, whose product LLSSFLRCVICQKKHFFCSPVEPHRPQKKRAPMPSEICKSCKEIIDKVHQRYNETWKKNEKNYLKFRAHLNVKCNGFDNAIITQNNTPLGLNIVYDGEKKRTLQVNEDFFNLFLKENPFSNKKLDTCSVVGNGGILFDSGCGKMIDSADFVIRCNLPPLENGYEKDVGIKTSLVTANPTIFFNKYGSLAGRRLPFVESLRKYGNSLLLLPAFSFGINTAVCQRVAYTIEDFKSPIQPVFFNPQYLDSLAQFWRSEGLKEARLSTGLIMVSMALELCENVHLYGFWPFSNHPYGLYTLTNHYYDDVPPKTVFHSMPAEFDHLLQLHTEGVLRLHLEDCKSDEK is encoded by the exons CTTTTATCTTCATTTCTCAGATGTgtaatctgtcaaaaaaaacatttcttttgcaGTCCTGTGGAACCTCACCGACCTCAAAAGAAACGTGCCCCAATGCCATCAGAAATTTGCAAAAGCTGCAA ggaaATCATTGACAAAGTACATCAGCGTTACAATGAAACCTGGAAGAAGAATGAGAAAAATTACTTAAAATTCAG AGCTCATCTGAATGTTAAGTGCAATGGCTTTGACAACGCCATCATTACACAGAACAATACTCCTCTAGGATTGAATATTGTTTACGATGGGGAAAAGAAGAGGACTCTTCAGGTGAACGAGGACTTTTTCAACTTGTTTTTAAAG GAGAATCCTTTCTCAAATAAGAAATTGGACACTTGTTCGGTTGTTGGGAATGGTGGGATCCTGTTTGACAGTGGCTGTGGAAAAATGATTGATTCAGCTGACTTTGTTATCAG GTGCAACTTACCTCCTTTGGAAAATGGATACGAGAAAGATGTTGGCATCAAAACTAGCCTTGTGACAGCAAACCCAACCATCTTCTTTAATAA GTATGGCTCGCTGGCTGGACGTCGCCTTCCATTTGTGGAGAGTCTTCGCAAGTACGGCAACTCTCTGCTGCTCCTTCCTGCCTTCTCCTTTGGTATAAATACTGCTGTTTGTCAGCGAGTTGCATATACAATAGAGGACTTTAAAAGCCCTATTCAACCTGTTTTCTTCAACCCTCAGTACCTTGACAGTCTGGCCCAATTCTGGCGCTCTGAAGGCCTGAAAGAAGCGCGGCTCAGCACTGGATTAATTATGGTTAGCATGGCCCTGGAATTGTGTGAAAATGTGCATCTGTATGGATTCTGGCCCTTCAGTAATCACCCATATGGCCTCTATACCCTGACTAACCACTACTATGATGACGTACCACCTAAAACGGTTTTCCACTCAATGCCAGCTGAGTTTGACCACTTGTTGCAGCTTCACACTGAAGGGGTACTCAGGCTTCACCTGGAAGACTGTAAATCAGATGAAAAATAG